In one Bacillus thuringiensis genomic region, the following are encoded:
- a CDS encoding MFS transporter: MGKDISNHSKWFVFTLCFIVLLGPMNAVLFNVALEDMAYDLSISQSKVSWVVVGYSLFVGVGSIIYGKLADRYSVKKLLIISIIIFVAGSIIGFVNQSYAIVIFARLVQASGGAAFIALSMIAVAKLVAPAKKPGALAMISSSIALAVGIGPLVGGAITNTLGWPYLFLFMVISVLGIFLLIKFMPEEARHTDEAFHFDYIGAALLFVFITTVLLGVNMNSWLFVLSIISLFLFTVRMKKAEHPFIDIELFSNKAFLRLITVGFIINVALCASLLLLPLLLGREHGLSPFVIGIALFVASLFGIVSSFITGKIVPSFGNVNMIYVASVLMIVGFLILGLIPNGNLIVILVAIILTFMSYSAIQVSLNTFIPKTLHVAKVGVGLGLYNLINFFGMAFGPAVASKIMESTNSYRFNFMLIVILIAAHFFLLMGMSSFQKKMEQ, from the coding sequence ATGGGAAAAGATATAAGTAACCATTCAAAATGGTTTGTTTTCACATTATGTTTTATCGTTTTATTAGGACCGATGAATGCGGTTTTATTTAATGTTGCGTTAGAGGATATGGCTTATGATTTATCCATTAGTCAATCGAAAGTAAGTTGGGTTGTAGTAGGTTATTCCTTATTTGTCGGTGTTGGTTCGATAATATATGGGAAGCTTGCTGATCGTTATAGTGTAAAAAAACTATTGATTATTTCAATTATCATATTTGTAGCTGGGTCCATTATTGGATTTGTAAATCAATCTTATGCGATTGTCATTTTTGCAAGATTAGTGCAGGCGAGTGGGGGCGCGGCGTTTATTGCGCTTAGTATGATTGCGGTAGCAAAATTAGTCGCTCCTGCTAAGAAGCCTGGTGCTTTAGCGATGATTAGTTCTTCTATTGCATTAGCGGTTGGTATTGGTCCTTTAGTTGGTGGGGCTATTACAAATACACTAGGGTGGCCATATTTATTTTTATTTATGGTTATTTCAGTATTGGGGATTTTCTTGCTTATAAAATTTATGCCAGAAGAAGCGCGTCATACGGATGAAGCGTTTCATTTTGATTACATTGGAGCGGCGTTACTATTTGTATTTATTACGACTGTTTTGTTAGGTGTTAATATGAATAGTTGGCTATTTGTGTTATCGATAATTTCCTTATTTTTATTCACGGTTCGTATGAAGAAAGCGGAGCATCCATTTATCGATATTGAGTTATTTTCGAACAAAGCATTTCTTCGTTTAATAACAGTCGGATTTATAATTAATGTGGCGTTATGTGCTAGTTTATTATTATTGCCATTGCTGTTAGGAAGAGAGCATGGATTGTCTCCATTCGTTATCGGAATTGCATTGTTTGTTGCATCACTCTTTGGTATTGTATCTAGTTTTATTACCGGGAAGATTGTCCCTTCGTTTGGAAATGTGAACATGATTTATGTAGCGTCTGTCCTTATGATTGTTGGCTTTTTAATTTTAGGGCTTATTCCGAATGGGAACTTAATAGTTATTTTAGTAGCGATTATTTTAACGTTTATGAGTTATTCTGCCATTCAAGTATCATTGAACACATTTATACCGAAAACATTACATGTAGCTAAAGTTGGAGTCGGTCTTGGTTTATACAATTTAATTAACTTCTTCGGTATGGCATTTGGACCAGCTGTAGCGAGCAAAATTATGGAAT
- a CDS encoding type 1 glutamine amidotransferase domain-containing protein gives MKKKMLVVLTSVEKYPNLNRATGLWLGEAVHFVKKVEEAGYEVDYVSPQGGYTPIDPHSLAMAESIDWEWYQKKEFMNRLGSTMKPSEVNPEDYAVIYYAGGHGVIWDFPENKELQMISRNIYENGGIVSSVCHGAAGLFHITLSNGERLISGKKVTGFSNEEEKLAELDQFVPFLTEDELIKNGGLYEKAAEPWEAFAVEDNRVITGQNPASGGAVAELVLQYVKNNM, from the coding sequence ATGAAGAAAAAAATGTTAGTTGTATTAACGAGCGTAGAAAAATATCCAAATTTAAATCGAGCTACTGGTCTTTGGCTTGGTGAAGCTGTCCATTTCGTTAAAAAAGTTGAAGAAGCTGGTTACGAAGTAGATTATGTTAGCCCACAAGGTGGTTATACACCGATTGACCCGCATAGTTTAGCAATGGCGGAGAGCATCGATTGGGAATGGTATCAAAAGAAAGAATTTATGAATCGTCTCGGTTCTACAATGAAACCGAGTGAGGTGAATCCAGAAGACTATGCTGTTATTTATTACGCAGGTGGTCACGGTGTGATTTGGGACTTCCCAGAAAATAAAGAACTTCAAATGATTAGCCGTAACATTTATGAAAATGGAGGAATCGTTTCCTCTGTTTGTCACGGAGCTGCTGGTTTATTTCACATTACATTAAGTAATGGGGAACGTTTAATTAGCGGTAAAAAAGTAACAGGATTTTCAAATGAAGAAGAAAAACTAGCTGAATTAGATCAATTTGTTCCATTTTTAACAGAAGATGAACTCATTAAAAATGGAGGACTTTACGAAAAAGCTGCAGAGCCTTGGGAAGCTTTCGCTGTAGAAGATAATCGTGTTATCACTGGTCAAAACCCAGCTTCAGGTGGTGCAGTAGCTGAATTAGTATTGCAATACGTAAAAAATAACATGTAA
- a CDS encoding TetR/AcrR family transcriptional regulator produces MRKVACANTYINKIKPVIRKTSFSQLKIDEIAKYMDISKATLYKRFSSKDEIIEAVVEDFMNYLLEGDADNQDESMSFTERFQKTFIHSLKCVTYISDVFLQDLKEAYPHLSDQLVAAQQNRNHNLQMFFEAGMEQGYFNKMNAQLFMVQDDVMLRRIIDHSFCIQYDITLKKAILDFYQLKKYQLFKPEYIEAIDDSEIEKEVIAILQMIS; encoded by the coding sequence ATGAGAAAAGTTGCATGTGCAAACACTTATATTAATAAAATAAAGCCCGTTATTAGAAAAACGAGTTTTAGTCAATTGAAAATAGATGAAATTGCGAAGTATATGGATATTAGTAAAGCTACTTTATATAAACGTTTTTCTTCAAAAGATGAGATTATTGAAGCTGTGGTAGAAGATTTTATGAACTACCTTCTTGAAGGAGATGCGGATAATCAAGATGAAAGTATGTCTTTTACAGAACGTTTCCAAAAGACGTTTATTCACTCTTTAAAATGTGTGACGTATATTTCAGATGTCTTTTTACAAGATTTGAAAGAGGCATATCCGCACTTATCTGATCAGTTAGTCGCTGCGCAACAAAATCGTAATCATAATTTGCAAATGTTTTTTGAAGCTGGTATGGAACAAGGTTACTTTAATAAAATGAACGCACAATTATTTATGGTGCAAGATGACGTGATGTTAAGACGTATTATAGATCATTCTTTTTGTATTCAGTACGATATTACGTTAAAGAAAGCGATACTTGATTTTTATCAACTAAAGAAGTATCAACTTTTTAAACCAGAGTATATAGAAGCAATTGATGATTCGGAAATTGAAAAAGAAGTTATTGCTATTTTGCAAATGATTTCGTAA
- a CDS encoding type 1 glutamine amidotransferase domain-containing protein, with the protein MLKRILLVSTSAHDMNGHPTGLWLEELAAPYNLFKKAKFDVDIVSIQGGRVPIDRVSIPNGIPREFKHVASLLQNTNPISTVHFSDYDAVLFGGGHGAIVDFAGNPYVANLIENMYNNNRIVAAVCHGVSSLVGVKNKDGSFFVAGKRITGYTNDEEKAVHLEKRVPFLLESKLKEEGALFYVAPNFTPHVVADGRLITGQNPQSSMEIGKAIRRAVNKV; encoded by the coding sequence ATGTTGAAAAGGATATTGTTAGTTTCAACAAGCGCTCATGATATGAATGGACACCCGACTGGTTTGTGGTTGGAAGAGCTCGCAGCTCCTTATAATTTGTTTAAAAAAGCTAAGTTCGATGTTGATATTGTGTCGATACAGGGTGGTAGAGTACCGATTGATAGAGTGTCTATTCCGAACGGGATACCTCGTGAGTTTAAGCATGTTGCATCTTTGTTGCAAAATACGAATCCGATCTCAACGGTTCATTTTTCGGATTATGATGCGGTTTTATTTGGTGGTGGGCACGGGGCGATTGTAGATTTTGCGGGTAATCCGTATGTTGCAAATTTGATTGAAAATATGTACAACAATAACCGGATTGTGGCGGCTGTTTGTCACGGAGTAAGTTCTTTAGTCGGTGTGAAAAATAAAGATGGTTCGTTTTTTGTTGCCGGTAAGCGTATAACAGGTTATACAAATGATGAGGAAAAAGCTGTGCATTTAGAAAAGCGAGTGCCGTTTTTATTAGAAAGTAAATTGAAAGAAGAAGGGGCTTTGTTTTATGTGGCTCCAAATTTCACGCCGCATGTTGTAGCAGATGGGCGTTTAATTACAGGGCAAAACCCGCAGTCTAGTATGGAAATAGGGAAAGCTATAAGGAGAGCTGTAAATAAAGTATAG
- the gerE gene encoding spore germination transcription factor GerE, with amino-acid sequence MKEKAYQSKPLLTKREREVFELLVQDKTTKEIAGELFISEKTVRNHISNAMQKLGVKGRSQAVVELLRMGELEL; translated from the coding sequence TTGAAGGAAAAAGCGTATCAATCTAAACCTTTACTCACAAAGAGAGAGAGAGAAGTATTTGAATTGCTGGTTCAAGATAAAACAACGAAGGAAATTGCAGGTGAACTTTTTATAAGTGAAAAGACAGTTCGCAACCACATCTCAAACGCAATGCAAAAGCTAGGGGTTAAAGGACGTTCACAAGCAGTTGTTGAGCTTCTTCGCATGGGAGAGCTCGAACTATAA
- a CDS encoding purine/pyrimidine permease has protein sequence MKKLDNQHNQNHIMGTLQWFIFLLANSIALPIVVGGLFHLTTEEIFYLMQRTFFVVGISSFLQGWLGHRLPIADGPAGSWVGVFTVLAYATAGQDQLHSTLQILELGMIISGVILIGLGVTGFIGRILFLFTPLVTGTFLLLLCLQLSGVFLKGMLGITATISQIDGFTAMIAFSIFLFVIILSNFGKGFVKSYAVLIGLISGWIIFLIAGKVTIPSQVTHFVQLPHIFAWGLPKWNTGMAVSSFVMVCILVSNTVAAIIAINQATIHKAAIEQKQLKDGTWVGGISHIISSVFSTVGVVPLPATAGFIRLTKQKYIRSFLMACALLVVMSLFPSIIRYLASLPSAVASAVLMASFVQLIGIGFNNIKQVPMSERNVTILGVAVLFGSGVMFLPSGALQSLPSVMQYIFGNGLFVGTVVSILLEQIWRVGK, from the coding sequence ATGAAAAAATTGGACAATCAACATAATCAAAATCATATTATGGGAACTTTGCAATGGTTTATATTTTTATTAGCAAATTCAATCGCACTACCAATTGTCGTTGGCGGATTATTTCATCTTACGACGGAAGAAATATTTTATTTAATGCAGCGTACGTTTTTTGTAGTTGGTATATCTTCTTTTTTACAAGGGTGGCTTGGGCATAGACTGCCAATTGCGGATGGGCCGGCTGGATCTTGGGTTGGTGTATTTACCGTACTTGCTTATGCAACGGCCGGACAGGATCAATTACATAGTACACTGCAAATTTTAGAATTAGGAATGATAATCTCCGGTGTTATTTTAATAGGATTAGGAGTAACTGGTTTTATAGGACGTATTTTATTTTTATTTACGCCGCTTGTGACAGGGACGTTTTTACTTTTATTATGTTTACAATTAAGTGGTGTATTTTTAAAAGGAATGTTAGGAATTACAGCTACTATTTCTCAAATCGACGGATTTACAGCAATGATCGCGTTTAGTATATTTCTGTTCGTTATTATACTATCTAATTTTGGAAAAGGCTTTGTCAAAAGTTATGCAGTTTTAATAGGATTAATTAGTGGGTGGATTATTTTTCTTATTGCAGGAAAAGTGACAATCCCATCTCAAGTAACTCATTTTGTGCAACTTCCACATATATTTGCTTGGGGACTTCCAAAATGGAATACAGGTATGGCTGTATCAAGTTTCGTTATGGTATGTATTTTAGTTTCGAATACGGTGGCAGCTATTATAGCAATTAATCAAGCAACTATTCATAAAGCGGCTATTGAACAAAAACAGTTGAAAGATGGAACATGGGTTGGGGGGATTTCACATATCATCTCTTCTGTATTTTCAACTGTAGGTGTCGTTCCGTTACCAGCAACGGCAGGATTTATACGTTTAACAAAACAAAAGTATATACGATCGTTCTTAATGGCATGTGCGTTACTAGTCGTAATGTCTCTTTTTCCAAGTATTATTCGTTACTTAGCATCTTTACCATCAGCTGTCGCATCGGCTGTTTTAATGGCTTCGTTCGTACAGTTAATTGGAATTGGATTTAATAATATAAAACAAGTGCCGATGAGTGAAAGGAATGTAACGATTTTAGGCGTTGCAGTATTATTTGGCAGCGGCGTTATGTTTTTACCGTCTGGAGCACTCCAATCCTTGCCGTCTGTTATGCAATATATATTCGGTAATGGTTTATTTGTAGGTACGGTTGTAAGTATATTGCTAGAACAAATATGGCGCGTTGGAAAGTAA
- a CDS encoding amidohydrolase family protein encodes MTVYWLNNVMLESGYTYEEERISQTETELCSLLIEDGRIKKIIKGIIQEEDIVTFDAKHLLMLPAFKEMHIHIDKTYYSGPWKACMPAESIFTRFNEEEKILPKQLATAQNRAENMLELLLQNGATNIRTHCNVDPIIGLGNLEATLAALETYKNRVSSRIVAFPQHGLLRSDSVQLVKDAMRMGAHLVGGVDPATVDNDIEKSLHTIMDIAVEFNADVDIHLHDANNLGTFTMKRLASLTEEAGWQGRVTISHAIGLGGVTDKEAEEVAERLANVNIDITSTVPIGKQVIPIPLLDKKGVKVSLGNDSITDHWSPFGTGDMLQKANRLAERFGWSDEGSLGKALRFITGGKETLNNEGKRVWPNVGDEASFVLTNATCAAEAVARQTEKRLVVYKGNIVVGSLNEVELNNLV; translated from the coding sequence ATGACAGTATATTGGTTGAATAACGTAATGCTTGAATCAGGATATACATATGAAGAAGAGAGAATTTCACAAACAGAAACAGAATTATGCAGTTTACTTATTGAAGATGGTCGAATTAAAAAAATTATAAAAGGGATTATTCAAGAGGAAGATATAGTAACTTTTGATGCTAAGCACTTATTAATGTTGCCAGCTTTCAAAGAGATGCACATTCACATTGATAAAACATATTATAGTGGCCCATGGAAAGCTTGTATGCCAGCAGAAAGTATTTTTACACGTTTTAATGAAGAAGAAAAAATTTTACCAAAGCAATTAGCGACTGCCCAAAATAGAGCGGAAAATATGCTAGAGTTACTACTGCAAAATGGTGCAACGAATATTAGAACGCATTGTAATGTCGATCCGATTATTGGGCTTGGTAATTTGGAGGCGACGTTAGCGGCATTAGAAACATATAAAAATCGAGTGTCTAGTAGAATTGTTGCGTTTCCGCAACATGGATTATTGCGCAGTGATTCTGTGCAACTCGTGAAAGATGCGATGCGTATGGGTGCTCATCTAGTTGGAGGGGTAGATCCAGCTACAGTGGATAATGACATTGAAAAGTCATTACATACAATTATGGATATCGCAGTAGAATTTAATGCGGATGTTGATATTCATTTGCACGATGCGAATAATCTTGGAACGTTTACGATGAAGAGATTGGCAAGTTTAACAGAAGAAGCAGGATGGCAAGGCCGTGTAACGATTAGTCATGCAATTGGACTTGGTGGTGTTACTGATAAAGAGGCTGAGGAAGTGGCAGAAAGACTCGCAAATGTAAATATTGATATTACTTCAACAGTGCCAATTGGTAAACAAGTAATCCCAATTCCGTTATTAGATAAAAAAGGTGTTAAGGTTTCATTAGGAAATGATAGCATTACAGATCACTGGTCACCGTTTGGAACAGGTGATATGCTTCAAAAGGCGAATCGATTAGCAGAGCGTTTTGGGTGGAGTGACGAAGGGTCTTTAGGAAAAGCACTCCGCTTTATTACAGGAGGAAAAGAAACGTTAAATAATGAAGGAAAGCGAGTATGGCCGAATGTAGGGGATGAAGCGAGCTTTGTTTTGACGAATGCGACATGCGCTGCTGAAGCAGTAGCGCGTCAAACAGAAAAACGTTTAGTCGTGTATAAAGGAAATATTGTTGTTGGAAGTTTAAATGAGGTGGAATTAAATAATCTTGTGTAG
- a CDS encoding PspC domain-containing protein, translating into MSKKLCKSETDKMLFGICGGLGEYFDISSTLIRIIWIIAVLCFGTGFLVYFICLLLMPRSY; encoded by the coding sequence ATGTCAAAAAAGTTATGTAAATCCGAAACTGATAAAATGCTATTTGGTATATGTGGTGGTTTAGGAGAATATTTTGATATTAGCTCTACTCTTATTCGTATCATTTGGATTATTGCTGTTTTATGTTTTGGGACAGGATTTTTAGTTTATTTCATTTGTTTATTACTTATGCCACGTTCGTACTAA